A genomic window from Cryobacterium sp. SO2 includes:
- a CDS encoding GuaB1 family IMP dehydrogenase-related protein, translating to MQFYGAVPRHDLTYSDVFLVPSQSAINSRLDVSLAPGDGTAATIPIVSANMNSVTGPRLAASLARRGGLGVLPQDMHLQDLDAAIRWVKAQPVQFDTPFVFAPDATVADALRQVPPVEGQGLVIHDGDETYLGCIDAARLATALPDARLGDLLHGPLASLDAEDIDSARGAFDVMSAADLDFAPVLLRGKLVGTLSRKSALRSTLYQPAVDASGRLLVAAAVGINGDVAAKATALAAAGVDVLVLDTAHGHQDGMIRALKTVSALKLGIPIVAGNVVTADAVEHLVGAGANIIKVGVGPGAMCTTRMMTAVGRPQFSAVLETAEAAGKLGAHVWADGGVRYPRDVALALAAGAASVMIGSWFAGTIEAPGTLDTDASGALYKESWGMASTKAVRERFDRLDAYELARKTLFAEGISSSKIYLDPLRPSLEDLLDMITSGVRSSFTYAGAASVAEFHDRAKVGIQSAAGYEEGKALVVSW from the coding sequence ATGCAGTTCTATGGAGCGGTGCCCCGCCACGATTTGACCTATTCCGACGTCTTCCTGGTGCCCAGCCAGTCGGCCATCAACAGCCGTCTCGACGTGTCCCTCGCCCCCGGCGACGGCACCGCGGCGACCATCCCGATCGTGTCCGCCAACATGAACTCGGTCACCGGACCTCGTCTGGCCGCATCGCTCGCCCGCCGCGGCGGCCTCGGCGTGTTGCCCCAGGACATGCACCTACAGGACCTCGACGCCGCCATCCGCTGGGTGAAGGCCCAGCCCGTGCAGTTCGACACCCCGTTCGTGTTCGCACCAGACGCCACCGTGGCCGACGCGCTCCGTCAGGTGCCGCCCGTCGAGGGCCAGGGCCTGGTCATCCACGACGGCGACGAGACCTACCTGGGCTGCATCGACGCCGCCAGGCTCGCCACGGCACTGCCGGATGCCCGCCTCGGCGACCTTCTGCACGGCCCTCTCGCCTCCCTCGACGCCGAGGACATCGACAGTGCGCGCGGCGCGTTCGACGTGATGAGCGCCGCCGACCTCGACTTCGCCCCCGTGCTGCTGCGCGGCAAGCTGGTCGGCACGCTCAGCCGCAAGAGCGCCCTGCGATCCACCCTGTACCAGCCGGCCGTCGACGCCTCCGGCCGGCTGCTCGTGGCCGCGGCCGTCGGCATCAACGGCGACGTCGCCGCCAAGGCCACGGCGCTGGCCGCCGCCGGCGTCGACGTGCTCGTGCTCGACACCGCGCACGGCCACCAGGACGGCATGATCCGGGCGTTGAAAACCGTCTCGGCGCTCAAGCTCGGCATCCCCATCGTCGCCGGCAACGTCGTCACCGCCGATGCCGTCGAGCACCTCGTGGGCGCCGGCGCGAACATCATCAAGGTGGGCGTCGGCCCCGGCGCCATGTGCACGACCCGCATGATGACCGCCGTCGGCCGGCCGCAGTTCTCCGCCGTGCTCGAGACCGCGGAGGCCGCAGGCAAGCTCGGCGCCCACGTGTGGGCGGATGGCGGAGTGCGCTACCCGCGCGACGTGGCGCTCGCGCTCGCCGCCGGTGCCGCCTCCGTGATGATCGGCTCCTGGTTCGCGGGCACCATCGAGGCGCCGGGAACCCTGGACACCGACGCATCCGGCGCCCTCTACAAGGAGAGCTGGGGAATGGCGTCGACCAAGGCCGTGCGCGAACGGTTCGACAGGCTCGACGCCTACGAGCTGGCCCGTAAGACCCTCTTCGCGGAGGGCATCTCCTCGTCGAAGATCTACCTCGACCCGCTGCGCCCCTCGCTCGAAGACCTGCTCGACATGATCACCTCCGGCGTGCGCAGTTCGTTCACCTACGCGGGGGCGGCCAGCGTGGCCGAATTCCACGACCGG